From Theropithecus gelada isolate Dixy chromosome 5, Tgel_1.0, whole genome shotgun sequence:
CACAGCCCCTCTCCTTCCAGCCCTCTAATGCAAATCTATCTATTTAATAATAATCAAAGATGACAATTTTGAGCCTATTCTGTACCAGGAAAATATTCAGTCACTTCTTATGTGCTTTTGAGGTAGATACTACTAGTATTTAAATTGTTTACATTAGGGAATCAAAGCTCACAGAGATGAAGCTAACTTGCACAAATTCACAAAGCTCATAAATGGTGGAGCAAACTTGGGTTTGTTTGACTTTGGAGCCAGCGTATGTCACCCTCAGTGTGATCCCATCCCACAGTAGGAGGCTACTGAACCCTCTCTGGTAGTTACGACCTCCAGATTTTCCTCACCTCTTTATCCTGGACTCATACTCTATCTTCTGTTTGGTCATTTCCTGTTTCAGGCTGGAAACTAAACTGTGCAGTGCACTGTGGTTGCTGCTGCTGTTACCAACAAATGTCTCACTGTTGTCACTGCTGCTGGTGGCACGACTACTTCGACCTCCCACACTCCTATGGTCACTTTTGCTTTCATAGTCCCTGGGGTGGGAAAGGTCTTCCTGTGGGGGCCCATCCAAAACAGGGTCCTCAAAGTTCCCCCCATAAAAGTCTTGCTCTGGACAGGTGGTGGTGGAAGAGCGACAGGAGTTGGAGTTCTCAGGGAGGGAGATTTCACAGGAGGAAGTGGACCAGGTGGCGCTGTCGATGCTCTGCTTGTCATCAAGGTTCATCATGGAGAACTGTTGATGGACGTTATCGTAGGTGGACAGTCTGTTGTGCTGGCCTGACTCTCCAGCTTGTTCTTTCTGCTTGTTATCCCTCAGGGTCACATAGCCATTTGGCAGCCAGCTCATGTTTCGTCCATTTGCAGGGTTCCCGTGTGTGTCGCTGTTCAAAATGCCCATGCGCACCGTTCCATTCTGTACACTGTGCGTGCCCATTTTGGTACCAGATCCCTTCAGTGAAGAGGTCCTTCTAGACTGTAGGCTTCCATTGGGGGTGGTTTGCGCTTTCTCAAGACCTTCTGCATTACTGCTGCTGAAGGACCCATTGGTAACTATCCCACTACCCTTATTAAAGGCTGGGTTCTTTTTGACCATGAGAGGGGGGCTTCTAGACACATCTAGCTTGTGAACGCTGTTCCTTGGGCTGTTGGTTTTGCTGCCTGATAGAGCTGTGGGGGATCCATTGTCCATGCTGCTTCTCTGGGGAGACTCAGACTTGTCCCAGGAGCACTGCCTACCAGGGCTGTTCTTGGTGTTATTGTTCTCCTTGCTCTGCAACTGCCCCATGGTGGCTTTCTTTTgaatttcattgttgttgttgctcactCCATCTTGGGGTTTGCTTTGTAGTTCTGCATCTTTGGGAAAGAGGCAATCATGTTTGCTAATCATCATTGACATCAACTGCTGGACCACCACGGTGCCTAGAATTGCATAGAACATAAAGTAGCATGAGTGagacagtttttatttatttctatttcaatgTGACTCTTAAAGAAACATATTCAAGTGAAAATTCAGCAGTACCAAACCATATTTTTAACTATGATAACAGCAATAGAAGCTAAAAGAACTTGAGCATTTACTCTGTGCCATGAACTGTGTCAAGCACTTTGCTCTTGtaatttaattgaattttgaaacaaatctatacatatatattgttatTATCACTGTATTATAAAGGTTCAGTAACTTGATTAAGGTTACATGTTAAGGACCAGACCCAGGGCTTGATCCCACAGTTAATCATTAAAAACCTGGGCTCTTAATCATAATAcaatatttattacaaatttgacatttaattctgagaaatatttcttaagaGGAGGTGACTGTGACCTCTCAACTAATAATTTCCTCAAACTATCAAGATACTTTAGTGGTATCTGTAAATGGAGCCCGATACAATCAGGGTGGATGCATGGTTTCTCTAATGTATCAAGATAATGAAATCCATAAGACGTTTGTTTGCCATTCAAAAGCTTTAGGGCATTTTAAGTGACATCAGCCAGAATGGTGTAGTGAAGACCTCCAAAAATCCTCTTCACCATATAAGCAACTAGCAAAAATTTCCAGAATCAACTATTTTGGAATCCTGTAAATTAACTAATGGCTTGATGCAATCTGGAGAGTGTTTACTTAAGAAAAATGGCGGAATGTCAGTAAGAGCAGCAAGGTCTGTGGCATTTTAACTTGCTCTAATCTTATCCTCCTCTCCTTGAAAACCAACAGCCCACAATCACAAAGAAAACCAGCCATCTGGCAGCCACTGGAATGGGCAGAGCAGGGTTGGATTTTAGTTAGTAAATATAGTTtctatataaaatacttaaaacttGAGATTTGgtgaagaaaatgatgaaaaaaggcttttgacaatGCAGAATTTCATTAAAACAGCAGCTAATTGAGAGATTGTCAGGGAGTAGAAACCTGACCTGGGGCAAGACCACTTTTTAGCTTCTGGTGACACCTgggaaatataattcaaaatcAGATTTTGAATAGGAAAAATCATATTGTATTCATTTATATTCTACACACTTTTCCTGCGATGATTAAaaacttattaatattttagactGCATATCAGCAATAAGCAAGATCTACTCCTACATCAATGTTATTCAGATTTTGAAGTTCATAAAAATTACCTGGAGATCCTGTTACAAGGAAGATTGAAATTCAGTAGGCATAGGGTGGAACATGAGATTTTGCATTATAAACCAGCTTCCAGATAACATCAGCAATAATAGAATAGTAGTGCTGGGATCATCTGGAAGCTTGAAAATTTCAGCACCCAATGCAGAGCTTCTGAATCAGAATCCTGAGGTGATTCCTGGGTGCATTACAGTTTGAGAAAACTGTAGTAGATGCAAATATTTCCCTTATATCTTCCAAATTAAATTTCTTGGAAGTCCGAAAGAtaggattcatttttttttttttttttcagatgagaaaattgagggtcagagaggttaagcTATTTGCTCAGGGCACAGAGACGATGTGATTAGGGTGAAATGTAATATTTAGTCTTATTCCAAATTATGCATTTGTCCTAGTATATTTCAGCTGCTGCAATTTAAAACTGTAGCAGTAATAAGTAAACTTGGGAtagttttaaagataaaactaGATAAAgataaatatctattgaattaCCATCAATCATTACAGAATTgtgaaaaaagactgaaagtaaCAATTCACTGTATTACAcagccttcttttctcttttagtaATCTCCGAATTTGTCATCATATTTTCCATGCATGTTAGCCATGGATCTGATAAAAAGGATTTTAGAGCAGTTAGAATAACACTGTCAAACTTGTGTACTGTGCTTGAAGACATTGTGTATTCAATGCTATTTTACTATTTGCCCATATGCAGACACACTTTTAGAAGTTTGCAGTTTCCATTATATATGACCCTGTCTAGTATTTTGGGAAAATGGGCCTTTTTCCTATCATTGGAATGTTAACATTTGAAGTATCACTGCTTCCCGTCATAGCTATGAACTCTGTGGGGGCATGTAATTAATTGAAGAGCAACATCCCTAAGGCGTCCATGATGAGTCGGTGAACAGCCATGTCAAAGTGTACTTGCCATAATTATGGAGTATGAGTGTTAGGTCCCTAGATATTTAGAAGTCTCTTTTGTATCTTGGGAAGCTTTGATTCCATCTAGTCTCTGGGACAATAAATGGCCATAGCCCCTTGTAAAGGGactttcttagaatttttatagCCATTCAGGACAGACTAACACGGTAGTAATGATGATATGTGTACCACTAAACACactatcattttttccttttcatttgctGTCATTTTCTTCTTAGAATACCAGTGAGGAACATGAAGCCCAGACAATGAGGTCAGGGTGGTTATAATCACCAGCCCATTCTGAAGAGTCCAAGCAGATTCTGGAGTTCCACGGTGCTACACGATCCAGCAATTCTTCCCTGAACCATATAATTTTATCCAGGTTGACTCTAAATACCACATAATTGGCACTTTTCATCATAAGCATTGgctaaaaatttgatttttcttttaaaaacctagggactttaaatataatatgtaaatgcaaaaatatatgcaaatgacAGTATTCTGTGCAATATagtttcaatttgtattttttgcaatGAATAACTTTGTATATGTGTCTTTTGCATGTTTGAAGATATCTGTAAGATACCtgatgatttttgacaaatgtatacactcCTGAAAATACCACCTAATCATGATATAGAAAAGTGACACTTAAGCCTCTTTGGAGTCAGTTCCCTCCCCCTAACTCTGGCTCATAGCATCCTTTATaagctttctgtctctatagttttgccttttttacaatttcatataaatggaataatacagtatgtagGCTTTCATATCTAGGTattttccacttagcataataattttgacatttatttgtgttgttacATGTagcagtttgttctttttattgtcaaataGTATTACTTGCTGTAGATGTGCCACAATTTATCTATTCACTAGTTGATGGAGAATTGGTctgttttcagtttggggctaATATGAATAAAGTCGACATGAACATTTGACTCCAAGTCTTGGgtgaacatatgttttctttttccttgggtAAACGTTTAGCACATGACTCTGCTGGGTTTTATGGTTACTGCATATTTAAGTTAATAAGAACCTACCTAATTCTTTTGTGAATTGGCtctaacattttgtatttctacCAGCCAAACTTGGTATATTTTCAGTCTTAACTTTACACTTGGTAAGAAATGTGTAGAGACATCTTATTATggtttacattttagtttttctaaTGACTAAAGACGCTGAGCATCCTTCTGTGTATTAtttgctatttgtatatcttctttgatgatgtgtatatttcaaatcttttgccattttgttttcattgagttGACTGTCTTGTTTTGCatgagttctttacatattcttaaaacaagttatttatcagatatgtgaCTTGCAAATGTAGTCCTCACTTCCAAAAAGGCTTGACTTTTTGAAAAGTGTCAATGTTGACAAAGTCCAACTtactaaataatttctttaaaaaatatttttatagttagaGCCTTTTGTGTCCTAAGTGTTGACTAGCACAAGGTCATAAgatgcctttaaaaatattttcttctatatatcTTATACTTTTAACTCCTACATTAGGGTCTGTGATCCATTACAagttttttgtatgtgatgtGAGGTAAGGATtgaggttatttatttatattttttagggCTATGaaattgttccagcatcatttgggGAAATGACTATCCCCTTTCCATTGAAATACCATGGTATATTGATCAAAAATCAAATGACTACACATATTTCTGGACTAtctgttctatttcattgatctgtgtgtccATCTTTATATCAATACCATACTTTTAATTATGTGTGGCTTTATACTAAGTCTTGAAATCAAGTTGTGTATATTCAACTCTGTTATTTCCTTTCAAATTGTTTGGGCTATTCTAGATAACTTTTACTTCCCTGTAAAACTTATAATCAGATTGTcaatctctacaaataaaaattctggTGGAATATTTTTGTGACAATTATATTGAAACTATAggtcaattttggaaaaattaatagcTTAATAATATTGAGTATTCTAATACATGAGCAGGGTATATTTCCCCATTTATGTAGttcttatttgtttgttaatGTTTAGTAGTTTTCAGAGTGTGTCTTATACATGCTTTCTTAAATTTCtgcctaaatattttaaatttatgagtgttgttctaaataataatttttatttcaatttctactTGTCCAAtgtagtgtatagaaatacataaAGTTTTATAAATTGACTTTGCATTATGTGATCTTTACATATTTGCATATTAGTTATATTAGTTTTATTTGACGATTACatagaattttctacatagagGTTCATGTTGACTGTTCATGTTGACTGTTTTACATATTCCTTTCCaattttataccttttatttattattactggCTAAGATTTCCAGTACAATGGAAGTGGTGTGATAAGGTAAACTTACCTTAaacctgatcttagaggaaaagtacTTGGTCTTTTATCATTAACTATGGTATTTTAACTACATTTTTCTGAGATAACCTTTGTTAATTtgagaaactttaaaatttttttatctgCATCCGCGATGTTTTTTTTGTATCTTAAAGTGGTGTATTAATAcagtgaattacattgattgattttataTGGCTAACCAACCTATCTTCCTGGGATAAACCCCACTGGTGctgatttattatcctttttatatggTGAAGTCAATCCAGTAAGGTTTTGTTTAGGATTCATATGTctatattcatgagggatattattctgtatttctcttttcttgtaatgtctttatctGTTTTGATATCAGAGCAACATTGGCCTCATAAAAGTAGCTGGCAAGAATTCCCTCtacctctttttttctgaaaaagtctGTACACAATTaacataatttcttctttatatgtttgttagaattcaccagtaaattTAAGTtagaggtgtttttgtttttgtgggaatgtttttaattacaaattcaattgCTTTACtagtctcagtttctttctttctttctaatcttgAGTGAGCTTTGGTTTGTATCTTTTAAGGAACTTGAACATTTCACCTCCATTGACAAATTTCTTGGCaaaaagttgttcataatagtcccttATGGTTATTTTAACATCTGTAAGATCTTTGGTAGGTCACTTCTGTTAAACCTGATATAGGTAAtgtaactttgttttttcttttctgatcagTATGATGAGCGGTTTACCAATTTTAATGATCTTTTTAACAAACCGGCTCTTGGTTTCACTGGTTTTCTAGAttgtttttgttctctctctattttattgatttttgttcttatctttattactccttgcctctgttttctctggTTTAAATTAGCTCTTCTTTTTGCAGCTCCCTGAAAAGGAAACTTAGAGAATTAATTTTAGGTCTTTATTCTTTCTGACATAAGTccataattttatgaattttcctctaagcactaCTTTATTTGCATCACACAAACTTggtacaattttttcttttcatttagtttttaaacatacctgtatatttatattttaaatgatgtgtATACAGTATAGAGTtgggtgttgaatttttatttttctctgcctttagACTGGAATATATAAGGCATTaagatttaatgtaattattgatatggttgggtTTAATTCTGTCATCatggtatttttttctacttgttgcATCTGATAATcgctcctattttatttttttcaagtactttttaaaaaaatgttaattattatataacattccattttatctttattgttgGCTTATTAGctaatacttcattttattttttagtggttgttctatgtttaaaatattcatatttaatttattatggTCTACCTTTAAATAATATTGCAACACTTTGCGTACAGATTAAAAGCCTTACACTAGTCCACTTTCATCTGTTTGCttccattttctgtgttttattctgTCATTATCATACATTTCACTTCTGTATATATTATGTGTCCCACATTACATTATCTTCGTTTTGCTTTATGCAATAGGTTATCTTTTAATGagattaataataagaaaaatattattttatattaactcACATATTATTCCTGTGTAGTACTCTTCATTCatctgtgtgcatatgtgtctATCTGGATTCATATTCCTTCTGCCACAACAAccatttaacatttcttatagtgCAAGACCGTCAGTGATGAATTTACtcacagatttattttctttctctcaaaatgCCCTTAGCtcctttttatatttgaaaaatatttaaatatatccaCTGGACATAGAAATCTAGGttaatagatatttttcagtactttaaagGTTTTGATCCATGTCTTTTAGTTATATAATTTCTAACAAGAAATCTTCCGCAacatttctctttgttcttctgtGTGTAATGTGTCCTCAGTTCCTCAGTCTGCTCCTAAGCTTTTCTCTTAAAGTGGTTCTCAGCAGTTTAGGATGTGCTTTTGTGTGGCTCCCTTTACATTAATTCTGAGCTTCTGTGTTCTTTGTGTTTGTAATTTTCatcaattctgtgaaaaaaatgagtatttttccTCTGTGCTTCGTGATAGTTTCTCTTATAAAGACAAAGTTTTTATAAGTATGAATTTATTCTTTGTAAGTTTTCTCCTAACTTGCTATTAATCTCAAGTGTAATATTCACTTAAGTAATAATTTTCATCCTTAGAAATTCTAcctgaactttaaaaatatatttgatttatctCTTTGTCATGTTACATTTTGCTTTACCTTCTTGAACATATTAACAGAATATAATAATATCCTTGTCTGCTATCAGAAATGACTCAATCACATTTGGGTCTTTTTCTATTAGCTATTTTATGTCCTGGTTACAGCTCATATTTTTATGATTCTTTGCATGCCTTGTAGTTTTTAATTGTATGGAAAACACTGAGGGCTTTATACGGTTGGTGactgaattttgaaaaaaaatatatattctagatgTGTTGGACTTCGTTCTGGCACAGAGTGAAGCATCTGGGGATCAGCtgaatcatatttattatatgttaatgGGCTTTaatttttcagagcagttttaggtgcacagaaaaattgagaaaaagtaCAGAGGGTTCCTATATACCTCCTCTCCACCACCTTTTTAAACACAGTTTCCCCTTTTATTAACATCTAGCATTAATGTGGTATATTTGATACACTTGATGAGCCCATATTGATACATTATCATTAACTAaaattcatagtttacattagggatCACTTTTTGTGTTGTATgttctgtgagttttgacaaatacataacGTCATTCCAGCATCATACCgaatagtttcactgtcctaaaaattcCTTGTGCTCCTGGTAttcatccttcccttcctccctgtgCTCCCATTGGATCATTTAaaagttgctttaaaatttgtgaGGTCTAATCCATAATTTAAGTCTTACCACTAAGGTAATACCTTTATGAGAACTCTACACAATGCCTCATTATCAGGACTTTGCACTCTTTCTGTGGGAAAGACAAATTATTTCAAGCCTACTTTGAGGCCCAGAAATTGTTCAGACTATGGATCTCTGGCAAATTCCCTCAAGTCTTCTGTAGTGTCCTCTCATGCAAACATAAATCAGTTCTCATCTACCCTCCGTAGATTTCTGGATGCTCTATGTCTagttctctcttctctgttttctacTCCCCCAAATTCTAGCTCCCTTGGGCCTCTCATTGTCTGATCTTACTCTCTTCAGCTCAGCAATACCTGGACTTTGtgtgcatttttctttcctgtgataTAATGTGAAAACTGCCTCCCAGTAGTAATCTGAGGCAATACCTGGGTTCCGCTCATTGGTTTTCCTTCTCTTATGAATCATAGACATGTATTGCCCATTGTTTAGTGTCTAAAAACTGCTGCTTCATACAGTTTTCtggttttctagttgtttaattTGAACAATCTCTATTCCTTCATCGAGAGAAGAAGCAGAATGCAATATTATTTGTCAGTAGTTTTAAATACTGCTGAAAAAACATTCTAAAAGTTTCCTTGAAAGCACGTATCTGTTATATAGATATGGATATGCTGATATAGCAAGGATATCATTAACAGCTACATCAATATTTGAATGGTAGCAAGAAGGAGAGTAATGGCAAGGAATGTATAGAGAATTGTTCaagtaaaagataattttaaaagagaatatttttaaaaataaagcagtctCCATGTTTTTCAATAGAATTCATGTCAGTTGACTGCAAATAGTATGTTAATAGCCAAGAATAATGAGCTTCATTCACTTAAACATctagcaaaataagaaaataaaatagaaataactatTATGGGTTAGTAAATATGTAAGGTTCATTTTCCAACCTGTGCAATTTTTACTCTGGCCTACTgttgaaagaagaataaaagcaCTTTTCGGAGATAAAACCATCTCATTTGGATCACACTCACTCAGATCAGGCTAATGCTGCAAACACCTATTGTATCTCAGGGGTTACTTCAGCTTTAGAGTATATTTGATTGAATTGTAATTGTGCATGTATAAAATGCAGAGCAAATGACTAGGAGGCATGAGCACAAATACAAATTTGATCTCAGAAGTCAGAGCCTGTGAGAGATAATGCCTGTCTGCAGTCTGATCACTACCTCTCTTCTTCAGCCAATCCCCAGAGCTACCAGagttacttttcctttttaaaacttttattttaattcaggggtataagtgcaggtttgttacacaagtaaacttgtgtcatgagggtttgttgcacagattatttcattgcccaggtattaagcctagtacccgtcagttatttttcctgatcctctccctcttcccatcatCCGCCCTCCactaggccccagtgtgtgttgttccccttcctctgtccatgtgttctcatcctttagcacccacctataagtgagaacatgaggtatttggttttctgttcctatgttaatttgctgaggataatggcctccagctccatccatgtccctgcaaaggacatgctcttGTTCATTTGTATGGctacacagtattccatggtgtacatgtcccacattttctttacccagtctatcattgatgggcatttaggttgattccacatccttgctattgtgaatagtgctgcaatgaacatacacatacatgtgtctttataataggatgtttatattcctttgggtataagAGTTACTAttctggttgggcatggtggttcatgcctctaatcccagcattttgggaggccaaggtgggtggatcacctgaggtcaggagtttgagaccagcctggccaacatggtgaaacctcatctttactaaaaatacaaaaattaaacaggtgtggtggtgggtgcctgtaaacctggctactcaggaggctaaggcaggaggatcgcttgaacctgggaggtggaggttgcagtgtctgtgatcgtgccactgcactccagcctgggtgacagagctagactacATCTTGAAAATAGAAAGGAAttacttttctaaaacaaaaaatccaatcTCAACATGCTCTTGCTCAATAGTTATCAAAGATTCCTGAATGCAGAATGGTCTATAAGGCcttgaaaatattgtgaaaaGTCTTTCCAGCCATTCTTTCACCAGTCTTCCCTATATGCCCTGATATCATTGACCTTACCAAATTTTTCACTTGGATGCACTGTGATCTTTCTTACTGCTAAacactgaatgtttgtgtccccaaacaaattcatattttgaaatcctaacccccagtgtgatgatattaggaggtaaggcctttgggagataaCTAGGTCACGGGGGTGAGGAGCCCTCATAAATAAGATTAGTACCCGCCTAAAAGAGATCTCAGAGAGTTCCTCCACCCCTTcagctatgtgaggacacagcaagtaAACAGCTGTATGTGAACCAGGAAATGGGTTCTCACCAGATACCTATCTGCTGGcgcctcaatcttggactt
This genomic window contains:
- the ARHGAP24 gene encoding rho GTPase-activating protein 24 isoform X2; amino-acid sequence: MFVQGGDRDRMTANHESYLLMASTQNDMEDWVKSIRRVIWGPFGGGIFGQKLEDTVRYEKRYGNRLAPMLVEQCVDFIRQRGLKEEGLFRLPGQANLVKELQDAFDCGEKPSFDSNTDVHTVASLLKLYLRELPEPVIPYAKYEDFLSCAKLLSKEEEAGVKELAKQVKSLPVVNYNLLKYICRFLDEVQSYSGVNKMSVQNLATVFGPNILRPKVEDPLTIMEGTVVVQQLMSMMISKHDCLFPKDAELQSKPQDGVSNNNNEIQKKATMGQLQSKENNNTKNSPGRQCSWDKSESPQRSSMDNGSPTALSGSKTNSPRNSVHKLDVSRSPPLMVKKNPAFNKGSGIVTNGSFSSSNAEGLEKAQTTPNGSLQSRRTSSLKGSGTKMGTHSVQNGTVRMGILNSDTHGNPANGRNMSWLPNGYVTLRDNKQKEQAGESGQHNRLSTYDNVHQQFSMMNLDDKQSIDSATWSTSSCEISLPENSNSCRSSTTTCPEQDFYGGNFEDPVLDGPPQEDLSHPRDYESKSDHRSVGGRSSRATSSSDNSETFVGNSSSNHSALHSLVSSLKQEMTKQKIEYESRIKSLEQRNLTLETEMMSLHDELDQERKKFTMIEIKMRNAERAKEDAEKRNDMLQKEMEQFFSTFGELTVEPRRTERGNTIWIQ
- the ARHGAP24 gene encoding rho GTPase-activating protein 24 isoform X4 translates to MTANHESYLLMASTQNDMEDWVKSIRRVIWGPFGGGIFGQKLEDTVRYEKRYGNRLAPMLVEQCVDFIRQRGLKEEGLFRLPGQANLVKELQDAFDCGEKPSFDSNTDVHTVASLLKLYLRELPEPVIPYAKYEDFLSCAKLLSKEEEAGVKELAKQVKSLPVVNYNLLKYICRFLDEVQSYSGVNKMSVQNLATVFGPNILRPKVEDPLTIMEGTVVVQQLMSMMISKHDCLFPKDAELQSKPQDGVSNNNNEIQKKATMGQLQSKENNNTKNSPGRQCSWDKSESPQRSSMDNGSPTALSGSKTNSPRNSVHKLDVSRSPPLMVKKNPAFNKGSGIVTNGSFSSSNAEGLEKAQTTPNGSLQSRRTSSLKGSGTKMGTHSVQNGTVRMGILNSDTHGNPANGRNMSWLPNGYVTLRDNKQKEQAGESGQHNRLSTYDNVHQQFSMMNLDDKQSIDSATWSTSSCEISLPENSNSCRSSTTTCPEQDFYGGNFEDPVLDGPPQEDLSHPRDYESKSDHRSVGGRSSRATSSSDNSETFVGNSSSNHSALHSLVSSLKQEMTKQKIEYESRIKSLEQRNLTLETEMMSLHDELDQERKKFTMIEIKMRNAERAKEDAEKRNDMLQKEMEQFFSTFGELTVEPRRTERGNTIWIQ
- the ARHGAP24 gene encoding rho GTPase-activating protein 24 isoform X5, which encodes MGTFWRSNTDVHTVASLLKLYLRELPEPVIPYAKYEDFLSCAKLLSKEEEAGVKELAKQVKSLPVVNYNLLKYICRFLDEVQSYSGVNKMSVQNLATVFGPNILRPKVEDPLTIMEGTVVVQQLMSMMISKHDCLFPKDAELQSKPQDGVSNNNNEIQKKATMGQLQSKENNNTKNSPGRQCSWDKSESPQRSSMDNGSPTALSGSKTNSPRNSVHKLDVSRSPPLMVKKNPAFNKGSGIVTNGSFSSSNAEGLEKAQTTPNGSLQSRRTSSLKGSGTKMGTHSVQNGTVRMGILNSDTHGNPANGRNMSWLPNGYVTLRDNKQKEQAGESGQHNRLSTYDNVHQQFSMMNLDDKQSIDSATWSTSSCEISLPENSNSCRSSTTTCPEQDFYGGNFEDPVLDGPPQEDLSHPRDYESKSDHRSVGGRSSRATSSSDNSETFVGNSSSNHSALHSLVSSLKQEMTKQKIEYESRIKSLEQRNLTLETEMMSLHDELDQERKKFTMIEIKMRNAERAKEDAEKRNDMLQKEMEQFFSTFGELTVEPRRTERGNTIWIQ
- the ARHGAP24 gene encoding rho GTPase-activating protein 24 isoform X3, with the translated sequence MMPEDRNSGGRPAGALASTPFIPKTTYRRIKRCFSFRKGIFGQKLEDTVRYEKRYGNRLAPMLVEQCVDFIRQRGLKEEGLFRLPGQANLVKELQDAFDCGEKPSFDSNTDVHTVASLLKLYLRELPEPVIPYAKYEDFLSCAKLLSKEEEAGVKELAKQVKSLPVVNYNLLKYICRFLDEVQSYSGVNKMSVQNLATVFGPNILRPKVEDPLTIMEGTVVVQQLMSMMISKHDCLFPKDAELQSKPQDGVSNNNNEIQKKATMGQLQSKENNNTKNSPGRQCSWDKSESPQRSSMDNGSPTALSGSKTNSPRNSVHKLDVSRSPPLMVKKNPAFNKGSGIVTNGSFSSSNAEGLEKAQTTPNGSLQSRRTSSLKGSGTKMGTHSVQNGTVRMGILNSDTHGNPANGRNMSWLPNGYVTLRDNKQKEQAGESGQHNRLSTYDNVHQQFSMMNLDDKQSIDSATWSTSSCEISLPENSNSCRSSTTTCPEQDFYGGNFEDPVLDGPPQEDLSHPRDYESKSDHRSVGGRSSRATSSSDNSETFVGNSSSNHSALHSLVSSLKQEMTKQKIEYESRIKSLEQRNLTLETEMMSLHDELDQERKKFTMIEIKMRNAERAKEDAEKRNDMLQKEMEQFFSTFGELTVEPRRTERGNTIWIQ